One Pyrus communis chromosome 4, drPyrComm1.1, whole genome shotgun sequence genomic region harbors:
- the LOC137730563 gene encoding H/ACA ribonucleoprotein complex subunit 4-like, translating to MVSSDDDRLATEAVEKVTDSEKKKKKKKHRDKDSDFDKDFMIKPQGSTPSLDTSQWPILLKNYDRLNVRTGHYTPLPSGFSPLKRPLAEYIRYGVLNLDKPANPSSHEVVAWIKRILRVEKTGHSGTLDPKVTGNLIVCIDRATRLVKSQQGAGKEYVCVARLHSAVPDVAKVARALESLTGAVFQRPPLISAVKRQLRIRTIYESKLLEFDTDKHLVVFWISCEAGTYVRTLCVHLGLLLGVGGHMQELRRVRSGIMGEKDNMVTMHDVMDAQWAYDTNRDESYLRRVIMPLEVLLTSYKRLVVKDSAVNAICYGAKLMIPGLLRFENDIEVGEEVVLMTTKGEAIALGIAEMTTAVMATCDHGVVAKIKRVVMDRDTYPRKWGLGPRASMKKKLIAEGKLDKHGKPIENTPQEWMRNVVLSAGGDSIVARTAAALDTEPAVAEKETALVDKEKKKKKKDKHKDEEETKEGRKRKLEEPTESPVPVAVKKSKGEEVEPEIEKSEKKKKKKDKENGTVDNVEAGSPETEKSEKKKKKKNKDAEDNGAVASAGAGDGEADKSEKKKKKKRSKADAED from the coding sequence ATGGTTTCATCTGATGATGACCGATTGGCCACTGAGGCTGTGGAGAAAGTGACAGattcagagaagaagaagaagaagaagaagcatagGGACAAAGACAGCGATTTTGACAAAGACTTCATGATCAAGCCCCAGGGCTCAACTCCCTCCTTGGACACCTCTCAGTGGCCTATCCTTCTCAAAAACTATGACCGACTCAATGTTCGAACTGGACATTACACCCCTCTACCCTCGGGGTTCTCCCCACTTAAGCGGCCTCTTGCCGAGTACATCCGATATGGTGTTCTCAATCTTGACAAGCCTGCAAACCCCTCTTCACACGAGGTAGTTGCTTGGATTAAGCGCATCCTTCGCGTTGAGAAAACTGGCCACAGTGGTACTCTGGATCCTAAGGTTACAGGTAATCTCATTGTCTGCATTGACCGAGCCACACGACTTGTCAAGTCCCAGCAGGGTGCAGGGAAAGAGTATGTTTGTGTTGCCCGCTTGCATTCAGCTGTGCCTGATGTTGCCAAAGTGGCTCGGGCCCTTGAATCTCTTACTGGGGCTGTCTTTCAGAGGCCACCTTTGATATCAGCAGTCAAGAGGCAGCTTAGGATTAGGACCATCTATGAAAGCAAACTTCTTGAGTTTGATACGGATAAACATTTGGTTGTTTTCTGGATTTCTTGCGAAGCAGGAACCTATGTGCGGACACTCTGTGTGCATTTGGGTCTGCTGCTTGGTGTGGGAGGTCATATGCAGGAGCTTAGGAGGGTCAGGTCTGGGATTATGGGCGAGAAAGACAACATGGTCACAATGCATGATGTCATGGATGCTCAGTGGGCTTATGACACTAATAGGGATGAGAGTTATTTGAGGAGGGTCATCATGCCTCTTGAGGTTCTCTTGACCAGTTATAAGAGATTGGTTGTCAAGGACTCAGCAGTGAATGCCATTTGCTACGGTGCCAAGTTAATGATTCCAGGGCTGCTTAGGTTTGAGAATGATATCGAGGTTGGAGAGGAAGTTGTGCTGATGACTACCAAAGGAGAAGCCATTGCATTGGGAATTGCCGAGATGACCACTGCTGTGATGGCAACTTGTGATCATGGTGTGGTGGCAAAGATTAAGAGGGTGGTAATGGATCGGGATACTTACCCAAGGAAGTGGGGATTGGGACCAAGGGCGTCTATGAAGAAGAAATTGATTGCCGAAGGGAAATTGGATAAGCATGGGAAGCCCATTGAGAATACTCCGCAAGAATGGATGAGGAATGTGGTTTTGTCTGCAGGTGGGGATTCTATTGTTGCAAGAACTGCTGCTGCGCTTGACACTGAACCTGCTGTGGCAGAGAAGGAGACCGCTCTCGTagacaaggagaagaagaagaagaaaaaggacaaACATAAGGATGAAGAGGAAACTAAGGAGGGGCGTAAACGCAAACTAGAGGAACCCACAGAGAGCCCTGTTCCAGTTGCTGTAAAGAAAAGCAAAGGCGAAGAAGTAGAGCCTGAAATTGAGAAGtccgaaaagaaaaagaagaaaaaggacaaAGAGAATGGCACTGTGGATAACGTTGAAGCTGGTTCACCTGAAACAGAAAAgtcagagaagaaaaagaagaagaaaaacaaagacgCTGAGGACAATGGTGCTGTGGCTTCTGCCGGCGCTGGTGATGGTGAGGCTGATAagagtgagaaaaagaagaaaaagaagaggagtAAAGCAGATGCAGAAGATTAG
- the LOC137732885 gene encoding protein ALP1-like: ITAALRMLAYGASADQVDEITRMGKSTILESLMRFCGAIESIYTVEYLRKPTHMDLERLLKKAEMRGFPGMIGSINCMHWTCKNCPSAWQGAYEDRKGAKSIILEAVASFDTWIWHAFFGVPGAQNDFNVLAQSPVFNDVMQGKAPKVTYEVNGRMYDGPYYLADGIYPRWSTFVKTVPRPRSAKEKHFASCQEGCRKDVERCFGILQARWAIVRGAARLFDVESLRSIMMTCIILHNMIVEDEYDYEAVDEYEADPMNNSRTHMHNARQIDLIEHQWALKQAEDN, encoded by the exons attactgctgccttgcggatgcttgcatatggagcatctgcagaccaagtggatgagataacgaggatggggaaatcaaccattcttgagtccctgatgaggttttgcggagcaatcgaatctatctacaccgttgagtacctccgcaaacctacacacatggacttagagcggctgttgaagaaggcggagatgcgtggctttcctgggatgattggaagcattaattgtatgcactggacgtgcaaaaactgtccaagtgcatggcaaggcgcttacgaggacagaaaaggagcaaaaagtatcattctggaggcggtggcatcttttgatacatggatttggcacgcctttttcggggtcccgggagctcaaaatgacttcaacgtccttgcccaatccccagtgttcaacgatgtcatgcaaggaaaggcaccaaaagttacgtatgaggtcaacggacgtatgtacgacgggccatactacctagctgacggcatctacccgcgatggtcaacatttgtcaaaacagtgccacgtccgcggagtgcaaaggaaaaacactttgcaagctgtcaagaggggtgcaggaaggatgtggagcgttgtttcggtatcctccaagctcgttgggcgatcgtcaggggtgctgccagattgtttgatgtagagtcgcttcgatccatcatgatgacgtgcatcattcttcacaacatgattgtggaagatgagtacgattatgaagctgttgatgaatatgaggcAGACCCGAtgaataattcaagaacac acatgcacaatgcccgacaaattgacttgatagaacACCaatgggcattgaaacaagctgaagataattaa